The region AATCGTTCCCCTGTATTTCATATTCTCAATAACAGGAATAAGGTTTTCCCTACTAATATCAAGTGAGTCAATCAACTGCTCGTTAGTGCAGGGACGACGGAGAATCAGGTCATACACTTCCTCTTCAATATTCTCGTGTTTGAGTACGGAGCGGCCCCTTTTTATACCTTGCAATACAAGACGCACTTTATTCCTTCCAAGTTTATCGTCAAAATATCTGGCAATTTCCTTCAACCTTTTCTCATCAACAGCATGTACGGAAGATTCAGCAGGAGGCCGGGTTACGGTCAAGACTTCAACTTCATCCGGATCGATGTATTCCAGAACTTCTACAAGACGTGAAATTTCCCTATCGGATGAGTTGCCTGGAAACTCGTTACTTTCTACAAACATGGCCTCTATGGAAAGCCTGCAGCCATCCAGCAAAGAAAGAGCCGCAAGTCCCTCTATAACTTCCTCCAGGTGAATACCCGGAGCAGGTCTGTTAATATTCCGGAATGAATCTTCATAACCCGATACTAGAGTAGCAACCACCAGATCTGCCTTTGCAAGATTCTGGCGCACATCCTTTCTGCCAACAAGGGAAGAATTGGTAATGACACATATAGGCACATCAGAAATATCACGGATACTGTCGATCATCTCTCCAAGCCATAGGTTGAGGGTTGGTTCACAGGTTCCTGAGAATGTAATGTAGTCAATATCTTCTATACTGCGATGATAATGCCGAATACCTTCAACAACTTCGGAACATGTAACGCATCCCACAGCATCCTCTGGAGATTGGATTTTATCTGTAACTGAGCCAAGCTGACAGTAGACACAGTCAAAATTGCAGTTTTTCCGGCTGGAAGGATTGCGGATAACATCCACACCCAGAGACCTGCCCAATCTTCGTGAGAGGATTGGACCATAAATTATTCTGGACTTTCGCTTTCCCACAGAAATTCCCCTAAAATAAAAAGAGGATCAGACATCCTCTGATCCCTTCCCCGAAAGTTGGGTTTTCAATTGTTCTATACGCTGGGAAAGCAAGTCCTTTTCTCTTTCAAGCGCTTCAAGCTCGCTTTGCAGGGATACAGGCTGAGAAGGAGTCGCAAATGGACCCCGTCTATAGTAACCCATGCCTTGTTTGAAAGGGCCACCAAATCTGTAAAAACCTCCCCTGAAGGAGTTTGCTCTTAGCAATCGATTCTGCCATCCTGGAATATCATATCCGGTGCAATAACCTGCACCTCTTCCTGTCATTGGCCCCATTCCCCTGGGACCGGTTCTGTTTCCACCGGGCATATTAATACAACCTCCTTTGTCGTTCTAGCATTGTTTCCATTCTATAAATTCAACCTCGCACCATCTGAGAACCGCATTCAGGACATTTGGCCTGACTGCACGGTACACCCGGCTGGTGTAGTTCAAGATGTCCACATGAAGGACACCTGCAATTCTGCGGAGCTGCAGCTCCGCGGCCCGGGCGATTTCCACCACCTCTGCGACCCTGTCCTCTGGCCCCTATCGGACCACTTCCATCTGGACCTGTGCCATCTCCTCCAGGCATATTGAGTTCACCTCCTTCTAAAGAAATACCTTTTCCATTGACCAGTGCATCCGTTACTTTTTCAAGACCCCTGCGAAGGGTTCTTTGAAATGTAGACTGATGGACTCCCATTTTCTGTGCTGCCTGCCCCTGAGACAATTTTTCTAAAATATTCAGTCTCATGGATTCCAGTTCATCTACACCGACATCAACAACGGGCATATTTTCATTCGTGTCATCGGGACTGAAACGCCGACACCTGTGACGGAAGCCTACCATTCTCTTTTTCCTGGGACGCACCATAATAATGCATCATAATGCATAACTATATAAATTTAACTACAAGAACAGATTGGATGCGAAACACAAGTAAAGCAGGACATAAAATTAAACATAATTGATTACTGAGAGTCATTGTTTTTCATAAAACAGATTTGGGATCGAATCCATACTACCCATATCCTTTGAAGGGCCTGCGGGATAAATAGCTACAAGAGAACCAACTTGTCTTCCAAGTTTCTTCTCATCATGAAGATAGAAATTTTCACTTTCCCGGGATACATTTTTAAGTAAAAATCTGGAATGGCCCCTTCCGAGTTCTATAACCTTAAATTCTTCAAAATCGTAGAAAAAGGCTTCGAATTCAGGTTTAAGATGGCGACTGCCTAACGCAAAAATATACACATCCCCGAAAAAATCCAGATCATAGAATAGATCAACTGTGGCATCAGTACCTGAAAAGCGAACCTGCATACTTGAAATATGTATATAATCCCTGCTATCCTCAGCCGCAAGTGCCCCTGATACAGGACACAGGAGCAGCAAAGTTACGAGTATAAGCCCTGCCATCCTCATTGGTACAGGATAATACGTTATAATTAATATGTCTATTCATATCTGTAGTGCATATAAAAGGTAAAACATTAATACTAACAAAAATATGTTAGGACAAATCGAACATGGCACACATCAATCTAAAAATTTTGAAACGTTAATTTCTTATTAGGTGTGTTCTATTTCAATCTGCCTTTGTGGCACCACTAAAGATTAATAATTATAGGTAAAGGGCAACTGGAACTTCCATCTGTCTGATAACCATCATAGCATTATCATAAAAATCAAACAAATATAGGAGAACAATAATGCAGGATATAATATACCTCGCCCCTCTGGCAGGTATCGTAAGTCTGGT is a window of Methanohalophilus mahii DSM 5219 DNA encoding:
- a CDS encoding DUF134 domain-containing protein; translation: MVRPRKKRMVGFRHRCRRFSPDDTNENMPVVDVGVDELESMRLNILEKLSQGQAAQKMGVHQSTFQRTLRRGLEKVTDALVNGKGISLEGGELNMPGGDGTGPDGSGPIGARGQGRRGGGNRPGRGAAAPQNCRCPSCGHLELHQPGVPCSQAKCPECGSQMVRG
- a CDS encoding radical SAM protein, which gives rise to MGKRKSRIIYGPILSRRLGRSLGVDVIRNPSSRKNCNFDCVYCQLGSVTDKIQSPEDAVGCVTCSEVVEGIRHYHRSIEDIDYITFSGTCEPTLNLWLGEMIDSIRDISDVPICVITNSSLVGRKDVRQNLAKADLVVATLVSGYEDSFRNINRPAPGIHLEEVIEGLAALSLLDGCRLSIEAMFVESNEFPGNSSDREISRLVEVLEYIDPDEVEVLTVTRPPAESSVHAVDEKRLKEIARYFDDKLGRNKVRLVLQGIKRGRSVLKHENIEEEVYDLILRRPCTNEQLIDSLDISRENLIPVIENMKYRGTIEVIRECNTSYYRVL
- a CDS encoding DUF5320 domain-containing protein, yielding MPGGNRTGPRGMGPMTGRGAGYCTGYDIPGWQNRLLRANSFRGGFYRFGGPFKQGMGYYRRGPFATPSQPVSLQSELEALEREKDLLSQRIEQLKTQLSGKGSEDV